Genomic segment of Pasteurella multocida subsp. multocida OH4807:
GAGCAAACAGACCACATTTCACTTCAAATTGACCGCACATTAACGGATTGGCATATTACCTTTACTGATGACTATTTAGAACATACGCCATTAGTTCACAACGAACTCAAAGCAGAAAAACGCTTACTGCATGACATTGGTTTAGCGCTCGATTTTGATTAAATACAGGAGTCCCTCTTTGATTTTAGAGGGACTTCATCGTAATAGCCCCATACTGCTCAATCACACTTATTTATCTACTGTCATCACGTACAAAGATACATCAACTCATTTTCTACTCGCTACTATTTAACCAAACACACGCCTCTTACGTATACAAATTGAAAAAGCAGGGTAAAATAGAAATACATTATTTAAGGAAATAATGTGTTGTTTGATAAATAAAAAGGAATTTAATACATGAAAAAATCTATTTTTCACGTTAGTCTAATGATTGGGCTAACTACGTTATTTACTGCTTGTAGTCATCATAAACCATCTCCTCACTCCCCTGAAAAAGATCCTATCAAAGAGCAAAGAATGCCAATTGATCAATCCACCTATACATCTGAATGGAGTGGACTGGCATGTGGCTATGGTTACTGTTATACCAATAAAGAAAAACCAAACCAAGTCAGTGTATATAAAAGTAATACTGCCAATAATACAAATCTAAAAGATCATCTCACCAAAATTTCACTACTTTCAGGTAAAAATACACATAACAATGATCAAAAGGAATTTGTCCTGAACCTGATACAAGAAAAGGACATCGGTCTGGCATATTACGGATATCGTGTTTATGCCTATAAAAATGATACTAAAAGCGATATTCAAATGGTTTATGGTATTCAATAAAGACTATGTTAACAATGCACAATTGAAGGATTTTAGCGCACAATATAAAGGAAAAAACAGTTTTATTTATTCTAACTTTTCAGAAGGAGATAAAACACACAACGCACAATATGCTGATATCACCTTAAATTATAATAACGGTCAAATAACTGGTGAGGTAACTAAAGATCAACATGAAAAGCTGTTTACTATCAGCGGAAAAAGTGACAGAAAAATTTTGATTACTCCTACTGTAAGCGGTTCATCTATCGGTAGTGATGTAGGCATATTTGACATACAACTGATTAATTCAGCTAAAGATAATAAAGATAAAAAATACATGATTGGTAGTGGTATTGCTGAAACCTGAAGCGGTGTTTTCTTTGCAGAAAAACAAAATGAGCCCCAAACTACCAAACCATAATCTTGATTCAGGGCAAACCACGTTTGCCCTCTAACTCAACGCTGATTATAAACTCAGTTCAAAAATCCGTTTCTTTGGATTCATTCTAAAACCTTCGGCTTCAAGAATTGTTTGTTGTTGCTGTCCTTGCTCCACCACTAAACGTGTAGACTGCGTATAGCGCACAAATTCTTTGGCTTTTGCCACAAGGGCTGCATAAACTTCTGCATAATTGGAATGGGGTAACACAAAAATATCCGTTAACTGCCAATAGCGCTGTAATTGCAGAGAAGAAAGACGGGGGTAAAGCTGAATAAAACCTAGGGCATGCTGCTTTTCATCGAGGGCAATAAAAAAAATGCTTTCGCCAAAACGGATGCGATTAGAGAGAAAAGCCAATGTCCGATCAGGATTCTCTGCCATACCACAAGCAAGACGATATTGCTCGAAGAGGGGGTGCAGACTATCTAAATTCCATTGTTCAGCTTTAAAAATTTTCATCTTGGTTCAAGTCGCATATTTTTTATCAAATTTATACAGTGAATTGTATCTTTTTAAAACAAAATAATCATCTTTTCTCAAAAAAATTTTTCAAATTTGCCCAAAATCAACAGAAGCGAATCAAAAATTTGATATAGTAATACGGTTATTTTTTATTAATTCAATACGGAGAAAAATTATGGCACGTCGTCCTTTAGTTATGGGTAACTGGAAATTAAACGGTAGCAAAGCATTCACTAAAGAATTAATCGAAGACTTAAAAGCAGAATTAGCAGGTGTTGAAGGTTGTGATGTGGCAATTGCACCACCAGTAATGTATTTAGCAGAAGCGGAAGCAGCATTAAATTGCGGTTGTAGCTGTGGCGGTAAAGCGATTGCACTGGGTGCACAAAACGTAGACGTCAACGTACAAGGTGCATTCACTGGTGATATTTCAACTGAAATGCTAAAAGATTTTGGTGCGAAATATATTATTATCGGTCACTCTGAGCGTCGTACTTACCACAAAGAAAGCGATGAATTTATTGCGAAAAAATTCGCTGCATTAAAACAAGCAGGTTTAGTGCCAGTATTATGTATCGGTGAAAGCGAAGCGGAAAACGAAGCTGGTAAAACTGAAGAAGTGTGCGCACGTCAAATTGATGCAGTGTTAAACACATTAGGTGCTGAAGCCTTTAATGGAGCAGTTATCGCATACGAGCCAATTTGGGCAATCGGTACAGGTAAATCAGCAACTCCAGCACAAGCACAAGCAGTTCACGCATTTATCCGTAGCCACATTGCGAAGAAAGATCAAGCCGTTGCTGATCAAGTTATCATTCAATACGGCGGCTCTGTGAATGATGCAAATGCGGCTGAGTTATTCACTCAACCAGACATCGACGGTGCATTAGTTGGCGGCGCATCATTAA
This window contains:
- a CDS encoding protein PlpE, whose amino-acid sequence is MPIKMILKAIFKWFMVFNKDYVNNAQLKDFSAQYKGKNSFIYSNFSEGDKTHNAQYADITLNYNNGQITGEVTKDQHEKLFTISGKSDRKILITPTVSGSSIGSDVGIFDIQLINSAKDNKDKKYMIGSGIAET
- a CDS encoding WecD protein (COG0454 Histone acetyltransferase HPA2 and related acetyltransferases) gives rise to the protein MKIFKAEQWNLDSLHPLFEQYRLACGMAENPDRTLAFLSNRIRFGESIFFIALDEKQHALGFIQLYPRLSSLQLQRYWQLTDIFVLPHSNYAEVYAALVAKAKEFVRYTQSTRLVVEQGQQQQTILEAEGFRMNPKKRIFELSL
- the tpiA gene encoding triosephosphate isomerase (COG0149 Triosephosphate isomerase), with the protein product MARRPLVMGNWKLNGSKAFTKELIEDLKAELAGVEGCDVAIAPPVMYLAEAEAALNCGCSCGGKAIALGAQNVDVNVQGAFTGDISTEMLKDFGAKYIIIGHSERRTYHKESDEFIAKKFAALKQAGLVPVLCIGESEAENEAGKTEEVCARQIDAVLNTLGAEAFNGAVIAYEPIWAIGTGKSATPAQAQAVHAFIRSHIAKKDQAVADQVIIQYGGSVNDANAAELFTQPDIDGALVGGASLKAPAFAVIVKAAAKAKN